TCGATTGATTCGAAGGAGACGTCATGAAAAGTAGTATGAAACGGCGTGAAGCGGTTGGCACATTGCTCACCGGAGGCGTCGGCGGTTTGGCTGGCATTCTCGCGAACCGCCCGGCCCAAGCTTCCGACGGAAGTGCTTCAGTGACCGACGTGTTTTGCTCGGAATTGACGCTTTCGCCGCGGGAAACGCCGGAAGCGGAAACGAAGAATCAGTTGCGAGAATTCGTGCCAACTCGCGTTCGTTCTGGGCATGTGTTCTGCACGCTGACCTCGCAAAATGCAAAGAACCCGGCGATCACTTCGGTGTACGCGGCACCAGTCGTGCGTGATGGCCAGCCCGGCGCCGAGATCACGATTCACTTTTTGGGTCAGCCTCAAAGTGACGTGAACCTCAGCCTTTTGCATGTGGGCGTGTCCGCTTGATGCGAGCACGCCATCGCGTTGTCAATTCGCTCGCCCGCCACGATTGGACTCAGTCGTGGCGGGGTTTTTTTGAAGCGTTTCGCGATGCGGCATTGTTGATGTGAGCTGATTCCAATCGCAATGCGGAACAGGCGGAAAAGATCGTGGGGCATTCGCCCGCCGGTTTGTTTGGCTACACACACATGCTCGGTGGATACGCGGGAGGGCAAGCGGAGTACTTGCGAGTGCCTTATGCGGACGTCGGACCGATCAAAGTGCCCGATGGACTGCCGGATGAACAAGTCGTTTTCTTGTCGGACATCTTTCCGACCGGTTACATGGCGGCGGAAAACTGCGACATCCAATCCACCGACACGGTCGCGGTTTGGGGCTGTCCGCCAACGTTCTCGGGGCTTCCACCCCGAGCTAGTGAAGTCGGCCCCGTCCGGGGCGAAGTTTTGAGAATGGCGTTGGAAGGTGCCTCCGGAAACTGGGACGGAGCGATCGAGCTCATGGCCGATGTGAATGTGAATCCAAAGATTGAATTTTTCAGGGTCCCTGGCCACTTCTCGGGCATCGCCCCGCTCGTGCTAATCGGTTGACAATAGATAACGTATGTGTTATCTTCGGTTCGTTGCTATCCCATCCGATGGACACAAGGAATGAGTCATGGCCATCGGGAGCAATCTTTCAAGAGCAGGGAGGCGATATGCCATCAGTAAGAGAGTTCGAAAACGAAGATGGCCGGTCTCCATTCGGTGAATGGTTTGTCGCTTTGGATGGCCAAGCCGCCGACCGCATCCGTGAAGTTGTTTTGCGGATGGAGCTTGGAAATTTGGGGGACGTGAAGCCAGTTGGCGAAGGTGTTTCCGAACGCCGCATCACGTTCGGTCCGGGGTACCGCATCTACTTTGGCCGGGACGGTGATGAATGGATCATCCTGCTTGCGGGCGGCACGAAGAAGCGTCAGCAACGCGACATTGAGGATGCAAAAACGAACTGGGCCAATTACAAGGCCCGAAAACGGGCGGAGACACGAGCAAAGAAAACAACCCACAAGCCTTCGGGACGGACGCCGAGGGGGAAAGAGAAATGACATGGCACTCACGAGAGAGTTCATCAACACAATCAAAGAGAAGGCGGACAACGATCCGGAGTTTCGCGTGTCGATGCTTCGGTCGGCCGTTGCTGCTTTCATAAACGGTGAGGCGGCACTTGGGCGGTTGACGCTTCGCGACTACGTCAACGCAACGATCGGTTTTGAAGGCTTGGCCAAGGGGCTTGGTGAATTCAAACCACAAAGTCTCATGCGAATGCTGAGCAAGGATGGCAACCCACGATCTGAAAACCTATCTGCCATCCTTGCTTACCTGCAAAAACACGAGGGCGTGTCACTCGATGTGGTCTCCGTGGACAAACCGCGAGAACTTGAAAATGCTTGAACGATTGGCTTCGATGGGACTCGAGACTTTGAAGGACGCCGAAGCCATTCGTTGCGTTCACCGCACCCCGAGATGGATGACGTTGGAGCTGATTGGTCGTCGTCCGGTTCCACCCAGCCCGCAGGTGAAGGGAATTTGCCACAGCCGTTTGATAGCCCCTCGATGTGGTAGTCGATTGCAGTGGGCGTATTCTGGATGTGGCGCAGCGGTGCGCGTTCTACAAGCTTGCGTTCAAATTGGCCTTCTCTGGACGTGGGGATTTCTCGCCGCATCATCGACGACGGCCCCGTCCGGGGCGGCCTGGTGATGTCCGCCAACGTTCTCGGGGCTTCCACCCCGAGCTAGTGAAGTCGGCCCCGTCCGGGGCGAAGTTTTGAGAATGGCTCCGGGGGAGCCCGCGTTGATAGCTCGGGGCGGAAGCCCCGAGGCCGCTGCCAACAGCGGCAGGGAATCGTTTGATCAACGAATCACGGTGTTTTTAGCCAATACACCCGGCGGGGTTCGAACCCACAACCTTCGGCTTCGGAGGCCGACGCGCTATCCAATTGTGCCACGGGTGCTTGGGGATGAGTCGGGCTCATCCTGAGGGTTGATTGTGACCGATCCCAGCAGTTTGGAACAGATGACTGGTGCCGTTGATTTCAAGGAGCATGGTTGAGAAACGGTCGTGCTCGATTGCTGGTGTCTGCCTCTGATCCGTCGGTGCGCTACGCGACCGATGGCGACCGTCTGAAATCCCTGACGGGATTGCGTGGGAACCGGGGCCAATGCACAAACGGCTCACATGCTCGGAGGCACTTGTATGCTTCGCTCGAAAAGTAGTCTTTCACTCGGGCGTTTGGGTCCCGAAGGGAAACGCGGCCGGGTGTGTTGCGGACGCAGGCGATGGAGTCAGTTCGTGTGGCGGCGGTGCTGGGGATGGTCCACCAGGGCGATGCGGAGGTCGCAGACGTTGGTGCCGGTGGGCCCGGTGAGGAGCAAGCCGCCGACTTGCCGCAGAAAGCTGTGCGAGTCGTTGCGTCGCAAGGCGTCGTGGACGTCGAGACCAAGCTCGACAATTCGACGATGGATGCTGCCGTCAATCATTCCGCCCGCGGCGTCGCTGGGGCCGTCTTCGCCGTCGGTGCCGCCCGACAGAATCGCGAGCCGTGACCATTGATCGTCGGATAGATTCAGTTCCAAGAGGCGAGCGTAGGCGGCCAGGACCAGTTGCCCGTTGCGGCCTCCGATGCCTCGGATGGACGCGTCTGCAAGGGAGACGGTGGGTTCGCCGCCGCTCAGGAAGGCGTCTTGTCGGTGCACGGCCGGGTCGGCTTGCAGCATCGTCAGTGTTAGGTCAGCGAGGTGCCTGCCCACGGTTTCCGCCTCGCCTTCGGATTGGCGATGGCAATGCATCACGTGGTTGTAGCCCAGCGATTCCGCTTCGATTCCGGCTGCGTCGACCGCGACGGCGTTGTTGCCAAGCACGAACGTGGAATGGTCGGCAGCCGCGATGGAGGACGCAGGGTGGTCGGCGGCTCGTTTCAGATGTTCACGAACGAGACTGGGGAGTTGGTGATCAGGATCAAAATGGTCCAAGACGGCCAGGGCATCGATTGCCGTGGAGGTGTCGGGCACGGTCGGGCCAGACGCGATCAGATCGAGCGGGTCGCCGAGGACATCCGAGAGGATCAGGGTAAGAAACTGACCGGCTTGGTTGGCTCGCAGGAGTCCACCGCCTTTGACTTCGCTGAGGTGTTTGCGGACGGTGTTGAGGGCCACGATGTCGGCGCCGTGCGAGCTGAGCCAACGCGTGACCGTCAGTTTGTCATCCAGCGAGATGCCGGGGGATGGTCGACATAGCAGCGCGCTGCCACCGCCGGAGATCAACCCGATCACGAGGTCACGAGGACTGGCGTCGGCGACCAGTTGCAGGATCCGATCGGTGCCTTCGATGGCGGCGATCGTGGGCTCGTTGACGCCCGCCGGGCGAGCTTCCTGGATCGTGATGCCGGGCAGGTCGCGGTGGCATCCTTCGGGCACGTTGACATGCCCGATGACGGGAAAGTCTTCGCCGCTGTCGGTGGTCAGGTTGTTCTGGATGACTTCCGACAAACCCGCGGCCATCGCCGCGGAGGCTTTGCCGGCACCGACAACCACCACGCGATCGAAGGAGTCTTTGCGAATCGAGTGCTCAGCGATCAGCATCGCGGTCTCATCGAAGGAGACCGCATCGATGATCAGACGGTCTCCCAGAACCGCTTCGACGCCATGTGAGAACATGGCTCGGGCGTCCTTCAAGAGCGTTCCGGGAGTCATCGGGTTCACGCGGTGCCGTTGGGGTCGAAGTAAGTCGGCTCGTTGCCTTCTTTCCACTTGATGTTGCAACCAATCGATGGTCGTTGTTCCGCCTTGGGCGAGCGGCCCGCGATGGTTTCGTCGAGTGCCGCACGCAGGTCCGCGCCGGTGACCGGCAGGTCGGACTTGGGGCGGCTGGCGTCGAGCTGGCCGCGGTAGGTCAGTTTGTGATCGGCATCGAACAAGAAGAAGTCGGGTGTGCAGGCGGCTCCGTAGGCGATGGCGACCGATTGGTCTTCGTCCAAGGCATATGGAAATCCGTAGCCACGAGATTCCTTTTCGGCCTTCATGGCATCGAAGTCATCGTCGGCGTACTTCGCAATGTCATTGCTGTTGATGCCGACGACGCCGACGCCATGCTGCATGTACTCATCGGTCAGCAACTTGAGTTGCTCGGCGACGTGTTTGACGTACGGGCAGTGATTGCAAAGGAAGATGACCAGCAA
Above is a window of Rhodopirellula islandica DNA encoding:
- a CDS encoding helix-turn-helix domain-containing transcriptional regulator; translation: MALTREFINTIKEKADNDPEFRVSMLRSAVAAFINGEAALGRLTLRDYVNATIGFEGLAKGLGEFKPQSLMRMLSKDGNPRSENLSAILAYLQKHEGVSLDVVSVDKPRELENA
- a CDS encoding glycerate kinase type-2 family protein — encoded protein: MFSHGVEAVLGDRLIIDAVSFDETAMLIAEHSIRKDSFDRVVVVGAGKASAAMAAGLSEVIQNNLTTDSGEDFPVIGHVNVPEGCHRDLPGITIQEARPAGVNEPTIAAIEGTDRILQLVADASPRDLVIGLISGGGSALLCRPSPGISLDDKLTVTRWLSSHGADIVALNTVRKHLSEVKGGGLLRANQAGQFLTLILSDVLGDPLDLIASGPTVPDTSTAIDALAVLDHFDPDHQLPSLVREHLKRAADHPASSIAAADHSTFVLGNNAVAVDAAGIEAESLGYNHVMHCHRQSEGEAETVGRHLADLTLTMLQADPAVHRQDAFLSGGEPTVSLADASIRGIGGRNGQLVLAAYARLLELNLSDDQWSRLAILSGGTDGEDGPSDAAGGMIDGSIHRRIVELGLDVHDALRRNDSHSFLRQVGGLLLTGPTGTNVCDLRIALVDHPQHRRHTN
- a CDS encoding thioredoxin family protein; protein product: MVRTASTMMPLGTAAPDFSLPETDGGTVTLADFKDHKALLVIFLCNHCPYVKHVAEQLKLLTDEYMQHGVGVVGINSNDIAKYADDDFDAMKAEKESRGYGFPYALDEDQSVAIAYGAACTPDFFLFDADHKLTYRGQLDASRPKSDLPVTGADLRAALDETIAGRSPKAEQRPSIGCNIKWKEGNEPTYFDPNGTA
- a CDS encoding type II toxin-antitoxin system RelE/ParE family toxin codes for the protein MTIDNVCVIFGSLLSHPMDTRNESWPSGAIFQEQGGDMPSVREFENEDGRSPFGEWFVALDGQAADRIREVVLRMELGNLGDVKPVGEGVSERRITFGPGYRIYFGRDGDEWIILLAGGTKKRQQRDIEDAKTNWANYKARKRAETRAKKTTHKPSGRTPRGKEK